In Micropterus dolomieu isolate WLL.071019.BEF.003 ecotype Adirondacks linkage group LG09, ASM2129224v1, whole genome shotgun sequence, the DNA window TGTAAAATCAGCAATAAACTACAAAGAGCAGTGAACACGATGACGTCCGTGATGCATCATCACAGCCCTCCAGCAGAGAGTATAAATCTGcactacaaacaaaaactgCAGTGTGCCCGAAAACCACCCCCCCACATGATTTTCTGTAATGTGTTAAATCCATAtgattttcagctgaggtcaaGTCAACCCATAAACTGTAATTTTAAACTGTGAATTTTACTGACaagcattttaaattttaaaagtgTGAAACTATAACAGTATAAATTAAGTGTACTTTTTAAGCGTAGAACAAACTGTCACCTGCAAATAAAAACCAATTATTAAGCATTAAGCATTTAATGCTACTGATGCCAATTAGTCAATGTGGCAACATTTACCCAACTAATAAAGGACGATCAACGATATTAATAATGTATATTTTGCAATTGAGTTTTAATAGCCTGATAGGAGTGTGTCAGCAGCTTTTTGAACATAAACTAATTTCTATGAATACTACAGCCTGTGATcagtgtattatttattttccttcctcACTGAAATGCAACAAAACTGCTGActggacaaacacacattgGGAAATCACTGGCTGGTACAgtgaataataaaacattttattttgaatattccATATTACTGATCATTAGGTTTGAGTatgaattaaaacattttggttGCCTTCTGTTGCTGCTCACACAGGCCTTACTGTTACCCCTAAAGGCAAGCTGAAAGTCTACGTTTCCATTACAAACAATGTTCAGCTGCAGACCAGCAGGTGATGTTATTCTGCATGCTTAGACAGAAGGGGTAACGTTAAAGTTAGCTAATGATGTTTGTGTTACAACACACACGGTTCCAAGTAATAACCAAACCTTTTCAGCGATGCTGTAGAGAACTTCGTCCATTTTCATACATGTCGGGTCCCAGTCGTGTCCAAAGCGGATCACCAGGACTCGGTCCTCCTCAGACAGGATGGCTTGGTCAACCTGCCAGCCATTGTGGAGATGCGGTAGCATGTACGACATCTTGATCCTAAGTTTTCGACTCCCaagctaaaaaacaacaaaataaatttgaCTTTAGCTTCACATAACTTGATAGGCAGTAcgagtaacgttaagttaagttaaataaaaatctgaatttttGCTCATATCATTCACTTAGTTTGGGCAGGAGCGTGCGGTTAGCTTGTTGACACTAACGTTATAAGTTAGCTAGTGAGCTTGAATTGACGTTAGCTAAGTTAGCCAAAAGTCTGGAAGAGAAAAGAACCTGGGATGACCAGATCTTACCAGATATAACTAAAATAGAGATAAAGATAATTCACTTACTTTACAATGCAAAGGGAATGCGTATTATACAGCGAAATAAATCGACAGTGTAGCAAAAATTAACGTTAGCTTTCCAACACAATGCTAAACCTCCTTTTCGTAAATGTTACGTTTCTGTACGCGTGACGTCATCAATCCAGCGACAGCATTACACAACGTGGCTACGTCACGTGTGCGATTATGTGAATCTTATTAATAAGAAGTCGGAAGCCTCTGGTCTCCGATTAAACCTTAAAAATGTGAATTACTGACTCTTAAAGATtgtgatgttgagttaattgcTAATATTCCTGTGAAAAGCTCTATTATTTACTTAGGTATTGTAATTGATAAAAATGAACCCCAAAGATGCAAGAATAACCTCACTCCCATTGTTGATAAAATGAAGAAGAAATTCAACCTGTGGCTATTACGTGATTTATCTTTGAAAGGCAGGATTTTACTCTCAAAGGCCGAAGGAATATCAAGAGTAACATACGCTGCTCTATCTTTATATATAGATCAACAAATGTGTAAAACCATAGATGTTGTCCTTTATGATTTTGTATGGAAAAATCGCAATCATTATCtgaaaaagtctgtttttaatgAGTACAGTAAAGGTGGCCTTAGTTTTCTCGACTTTACTACTTTAAATTGCCCAACCAGTCTGTGGAATTTGATTCCCCATTAGGCTATGTCTTTTCTTCACTTGATGGTCTCCAGTCTTGTTGGTAGGCCTATGCACTTATAATATTGAAAAAATGCCTCTTAAACTTTCTTCGTTTCATAAACAAATGCTACTGGCTTGGTCCCTAATTTACAAGCACAACTTCACTCCTCATAGGTTTTATATTTGGAACAActcatatattttgtatatataaaTCAATTGAACAGTATGATAATAACATTTTGCTTGTAAATCAATTATTCAACCAACGTTGTCTACTTTATAACTAGGGGAGAccggagagttgtaacaacaccaattccaccaaacAGAGATAAAATAAGAGTTAAGTGATCATTTtagtatttacctacttcctcccagatcaggcatggtggttatcaagCCTGGAAAGCGgtgcattcagaatatatagagaaataactgattttgaggtaagaaagtaaattttttgaccaagactatttTTTGTAGATTGCAAAATAGAAGATAGAATTGTTTGATTTATATGAGATTGAAATACAGTTTctcaggcaacatgtgatgcattttttcctttctaatttcaaaccactatggtaatacagctagctaaacattggctAACAGGGGTGGGAtgggttgtaacacttctttaaaaagtgttacaaccatccacgatacataaaactagggacattctttgattttaatattttacagagtgcCCTTTGCAGTCTGAGCCCACCAAAcctgcactccagggttaccagtGAGGGTGGCAGTGGCGCAATGggtaagactatgcctttggtgtgagagaccctggttcaatcccccactgtgacccatccaccattgtgtccttgagcaagacacttaacccctagttgttccagaggcgtgcaacctctgacatgtatagcacaTGTATGTATCATCACTTGATACTCGGTCTCCACCGGTGGAGAGGGTAGAAAAGTGtatgggcagcttgtgagaagtgcttgtgcgcaagaaaaagtcccagtacgccaaagagtaaaatatagaagtgctggtaTACGTACCAGTGAATACCGGCCCACTACAGAGATGTTCTTTCATTAATTACATTGTaatagtatttattaagtatacttttaagtaagtttattctatagataaatTTACAAACACATATTGTACATGTGCGTGAGTCATCAGACAAAGTCTGttacagcaagagagagaaacattgttcttttataaAGCTACCTGTTTTGGAGCATCTATTTGTGATTCTTTTGTGCAATTGTTACAACCTACCTcagcatgtgttacaacctaACCCGCtattggggtaggttgtaacgagaacacattgcatttgacatcaagtcacgaggtctgtgatattcttgtagaggattgaattggtgccatttgtagtgaacaaatgtgggtactttgtataaaaaatttgagaactctagctacAAAATTCAGTGTGTTATAGTTGCTGaggcaaaaagtgttacaaccatactcAGTCTCCCCTACATTGAATTTATTCATCATTATGGTATCCTTATTTCACCAAAGGAAACATTCATggtataaatacataaaaaagatatttaaaatatttttattgactCATTTCCTTTCTTCGTCTTCCTCGTCTCCAGCCATTTTAGACAgaaaaaaattgcatttttcTTACAGTAATTCACGTCAATATCAAATTATCTATAGATTGTTTATCTAATTTTCATTACATAAAGATGAGTATGTAAATGAAGGGTTCACATTAAATACTGAATAGTTTGTATGCAGtaaagagacacaaagacaaaacatttattgttgtgCAATTCATTACAGTACAAATAGAAAGTACACTGAACACAGGCTCAAAGGTTATAGGAAAACTTTCCAGTCTGTGACATAGCAGCATATTATGGCACTCCTTAGACAGAGCATGAATCATCATTAGATATGTTTTAGCCTATCTTTAATTCCACCACTACACAACTACACAATCACATTGCTGTGGTTCTAAATGGCCAGGTGATTGACAAGGTCCGACTATTTCACGTTAGACTATTTGGTCTAGAACACATGATTGTTTAACAAACAATGACAGCCAATTTTGCAATAAAATGAAGATGTACTTCCTAACTACCATCAACACGTTAATCATCCCTTAAAGCTGATATAGGTATTTTTAATTCAGTATGGCTTTTTTTCACATTGCACAACATCAGCCTTCAGTCTTCTGACCATTCTCTGGACAGTTACTCAACCATAATCTCTGCTGAAAAGAGACCTCCCACCATGTTGGTTATAGAAGTCCTCTGCTATAAAACCACACCCTGTTCAGCAAAACAGATCCCAGGTTGCATGAACCCACTTCAGGCCAGCAGGTGGCATAAGGAACATTCACATATTTTCTGGAGACAAAATGACTCCACCAGTGGTTCTTTGAACATCCCACAACAAAATCTAGAGGAACATATCCATAGTCCATCGCTCTTCCATGAGGCAATATGAAAACACCTGTACAATAATGTCTTACAATCCCTGAGGAGCGCTGATGCTCAGCTGGAGCAGACTGTGTTGGGATGAGGTCAGGGCACACAGTCCACCACAGCGATGTACAGTAGACTGAAACTGTACTCTTGCGGCTCCTAGTCAGCGGGATGCTCCGGACATGAGCGATTCACCTCAAACCACTCGTCTATACACCTgaaacagaaagaggaggaTAACAGGCAAGTTTGTCTCTTGTAATCAAAGGATGTACACTTAGTTctaatcaaaataaaagtgtctcTACTCTTTTtagataaattattattatagataaaTTACCTTTTAGACTATTTTTGTGCTCCTCTGactgaataaattatttatcatCTATTTACATATGAAACTGCCTTTCATACACCTCATTATGGTCTTTTACATAtgctttcttgctttcttgctAAGAGTCAGATGATCTTATTGATACCACTTTCATATCAgaacgttagcttagcttagcataaagactagaaacgaGGACACAGCTGGCCTGACTGTgtccaaatataacaaaacctGAAATcaagcacctctaaagctcactaactaaTGTTATTATATgctgttttgttgattttgatACCTATGGATAGAGCTagctgtttcaaatgttttcttattcAAGTTGTTCTGGCCCAAGACACATGTCCCACATTATGTATGAGGTATTTTTCTAGCTAATAATGAGTGATGATAAAGAGTGTTTATCATTACTGTCTATGATGGCTGTCacctgttcttttttttttttttttacatttttgtaaataaatagtttaacattttgggacaTATGTTTATTCCCTAACttgagaagactgataccactctcatgtttgtatgctaaatatgaagctaccagCAGACAGTTAGCTTAACTAAGcgaaaaaaaacaattagcacaattattaaaacaattattatttttaaatcactAATAACATGTTATGTGCAATACAATTTCTTGTCTTGGCTCATACGCTTCCCTGGTGTTGGGGcagtgaataagacacatgcctttggtgtgtgagacctgggttcaagtccaccattgtgtccctgagcaagacacttaacccctagttgctcctgacatatatagcagttgtaagtcgctttggataaaagtgaaaatgaataaacgtattgtaaaatgtcaaactcttCCTTTAAAACATCAGCActtgtaaatctttaaaaatgtgacCATTTACACTTGCTTTATTTTACGCAGTTGTCAAACTATTTCCAACTACAatctgtttatttatgtgtgttagtTACCCTTTATGGTAGATACAGAGGCAAGGCAGCCTGGCAATGGTGTCTCCCTGCTCCAACTCTTCTAAACAGATGGCACATTCCCCAGAGTCTCTGGACAGGATGTCCtctgagaaagacagagacagagacaaactgaGAAAAGAGCTGGCTCGCAGTGGCACACTAAACCATGCATCAGATGTTTACTGTCACTGAACCCCACATAACCATCTGTTTAACCTTTGGTACCTCAATACCTGTTGTCATCTGTGCCCAGATGAGAACCGGTTTTCCTCTACAGTGTGTAAAGTGGGTAAATACACAGTCTCCAGTGGGAATAGGCTGTGTTTTTTTGGAATGTAGTTTCCcttttttgttataaattttTTTGTATAACAGTTGATGATATATATTAATAACAGGGAGGAAGCTGAGTCTCTAATCAGATAAATCTGAGATCAGATAATGATGAAGTTTTCTTTTGTGCTTACCTCCATATTCAAATCCATTTCCTCAGGCGAAGTAGTAACTTGGATTGTTTGTGGGTTTTCATGTGTGCATATTACATTGAATCGTGAAGAAGAGGTAGAATTAATCAAATGTACTTTGAATACATTTGCATGGGTTAGGTAAAGGATAAAGCGATGACTGTATAAGTTTTATAGATCTGTATGCCTGTGATAAGCAAAGCTAAGCCACACTGTACTGTCTATGAGCTGCATATGTATTGTATATTTATAGGTACCATgctggtgtgggtgtgtgccAGCTGGAAACTGTGTGCCTGTCTCCGCACATGCACTAACAGCTAAAGATGAGGAGCAATCTACTTGTTTGTATACATGCAACACTGTCAAGCCTGGCGTGTCTCTACTTGCAGGAAGTATGTCTACAGACAAGATGCGTTTGCCTTTCCTGTGTGTGCAATGCACAGGTGCTCACACACAGTCATATGGGTGGTTGTGTAAATGTGCAttgttttgatcttttcatgCAGTACTATATAACGTCTGTTACAGGTGCAGTTCTGTGGACAACATCTTTATTAGTCAACTATTTAATGCAACaagttattcattcatttattatcGTCATCATAGAAACAATGTGGGTGCAATTTTGACTGAGGAAGGGAAGACAGAAAGTGGTGGAATGAaaataagtacaattttgaggttaCTTCCATTCTATGCTACCTTATAACTACTccattacattcatttgacAATTACAGTTTAGCAGGttaagattttacatagaaaACCCATCATGATCTTCTAAAATATGATGGCTTGTTATTGATTAAGCTAATAAATAAAGTAGTTTATAAGTCAAAGGTCAATGTCAACCACTTGCACCATTAAAATGTGGCTCACAAAGTAACACTGTACTGTCTACATTAGAGGTAAGTATAACAATCAAAATTTGGCTGGTTTCCTGCATAATACTGGAGGCTTTTATCTTTTCATGGATCTGTAAATCTTTCAAATGAGTCAATTTATAAAATAGAAATGATTCTTGGACTGCTTATAACTCAAGTCCACACTAAGCATAACCTGTGATGAGGGGTTGCAAGTTGACATGAATTAgttttaaggggtcacaagaCAAAAACGTTGGGAACCACTGAAATATTTAATGATCAAACAAGAGTCATTCTTCTGCATAAGGTGTACTATTATGCATTACTTGTATTTGTGATAGTATATGTTCACATTGCGGTacttcttcttttattttagcAAAGAATCTGAATATTGGACATTTGAAGTCTGGTCTCAGCCCTCTAATGCATCAGCCTTGTTCAGGTTCACATGTTCTTTCACATGTCTATTTTGAAAAAGTAAGTAAAACTGAGGAATAACAGATGTACATGGTAGCTGTGGCCAAATATCAAATTCTTCAACTTAAAGAATCTCCCATGCCCTCTCTGGCAAAAATTTCTTACTGTTGTAGGTGAGCCGTGTTTTGCTGAAACACATGAGCAGGTGCTTCTCTATTTCATCCGAAGCCATAAACTTGGAGCAAACAGGACAGTGGAAGCCTGAGGGGAAAACACAAATTCAAGAACATGAGGACCCCGATGTGCCAACGTCTCCCTCATAGTGTTTTATTGATATGTACACAAGAGAGGACGTGGGACCGTTTGCATAATCTTGATCTTACAAAGTGTTACGTGACCTAACACGTTACAATCTGCTTACCTAAACATACAATCTATAGGTGTCATTGCACGTTACAAACTAACTGTAAACATATCCTTAAGCTGCGATGCTTCAAAATGTAAAGCACTGTATGTATGAATTACATAAATCAGTCATgagtttattaattaatatcatcatcataatcatagTTTGACCCACATACACATGGCCTCCGGACCCCGTGCATCTTCCCAGCTGCACAAAGATTAATGGGCAGGTGCTGCTTGACCTGAGATAAGCTAACCTCCTGTTTAATATTATAACACCTCAGTCAAGAAAAggcaaacaaattaattaaatatgcaGTCAGTAAACTCTGTGTCTGGTGTGAATCTCGTGTTTGCGTATTGTGTTTGTAAAGGAGGTGAGGAAACCGGGTATGCCTGTGGACACATTGTCAGGTCTGCAGGGTCACAATCACATGGATCTGAAGAGCAAAGGTTATTGATGATTACACTTCCTCATCAGGGTAATTACCTCTTCTGGTAATTAGAAGGAAGGGGGACCAAAATTCTGCCTTATTTTTATTGACCACGTTATGAAATATGAGTGACATGGATATTAGAGCATTGTCCTGTGATATTAGTTCAAATCCTGTTTTGTTGTAGTCTTCTCTGGAGAGTTGCAAAGCAGCTTGACTTGCAGATTCAGGAAGTTTGTGTGAGCACacgcgtgtgtgtctgtgtatatcAGGCAATGTGTAACCAGCAGGAAGCTCTTATCTGCTGACCTACATAATGCACTCTTCCCTCTCAGCCAGAGCGAAAAACAAGCCAGTTTTgcaagacagagaaaagaagacaGACCGCAGTTCACTATAGTGGAGCCACCTGGGGCTAGAAAAAAAGCGCAGAGGTGCTAACAAAGGCCTCAGCCATGGCATTGCTATCACCATACCAGGTATCATATATCAAATGGAAAAATACTAAGTAACTGTAATGTATATAACTTATGATATCTTGCAGGAGTATTATAAACATATGGTATCAACATGTTGACGCTAAACTAAATATGACtggatatgtaaataaaaacaacaatttactAAACCTTGGCCACATTATCTGGGCTTGTCTTCATATAACAATGCATAGATGTATGTTTAAATGATGGTTATGGTTGTACTTTATCAATCCCTGATCTCTGCcttaaaaaaggtaaaaacaaacaaccctCCCAAAGACTATTAGacattattgtaaaataaatgaatacaataaaataaatatcaagtTCCACCCATGTGCAAATATTTTAGACTGGATTTAGATTTGGTCCCCCTCATAATTGACTCCATGACTACTGTAAAGATAGATTAAAACCGCATAATGCGCCATTATCTCTGTATTTACTGCTAACAAGTAAGTGTCATAAAGGCCCTGAGTGATTACATATTACTCGTATGACAGCCGTCCTTCCAGATGTTTTATGGAGTGACTGTTATGAACCCATGCGCACCAATCTTACCTCCCAACAGGTGAGGGGACAGGTGGGCCGGTAGAGACCCTATAAGCAACCTGTGGCCGTCAGGAGGCAGCTGGTTCTCGTCGTCACCATCGAGGCTCTGATTGAGTACGTGCGATCCTGACCTGCCGCCGGCCGGTATACTGAGCCCGGAGCTCGCTGGCCCTCCACCTGTGTACCGGATCCTGGGGCCATCTGGTCCATTGGTGTACCTAAACCCCGCTATCCTTTCCCCTCGGCTGGGGTTTCCAGATGGGAGATCGGAGCTGGAATAAGCCCGAGTTCTGCCATCAAATACTGGGCTGCTCTGTTTGGCCCCCATGGTGTTTTAGGATTACCTCCTCAGGTTTTGTGTGCGCTTTAAAGTTTTTAGCCACGACACATGTTTACAGTGAGTTCTGAAGAAGTGTCACCAACAAAGGAAATTAAGCCTAACAcatgaacaacaacaaaggcGAGGTCATCCAACATGTTAAAGTTTCGCGGTGCTCCCAGTGCGTAAACTGCGCACTCACTGACTCATAACTTAATTTCTAAACGGTCACTTTTTTTACTTGATGGAGCCCTTCCCTTTTTTCaacaatggaaaataaaaagatcAAATCTCTTCAGTTAAAAGGCTTCAGTTCCTCCACTTCAGGCAAGGACATTAGCGCTGAGTGTTGACCCACTACCCAGTCGGTccaagtttgtttttgtgctcaACTGTGGCCGtcaggaaagaaaaataaaagcacagatTGCCCTCCTCCCTCTGTGAAGCTGCTCCGTCAAACTCTCCAAAGTTCAGCAGGATAAGATCAATTcgccttcaaagtaaaagcgATGAACACACTACTTCTGGAAAAAAATGTGACGACAAAGTGTTGAAGTTTGACTGTAGACTGTAGAATTATTTTCCAGGGAAACCGTTCTTTTTGTTTGCCATTGTAACTGTTGCTCTACCATGCAAAGTCTTCTGCAGccacagcagtggtggaaagtaattaaGTGACTGTACTCATGTACTGTAGCCTATTAAATTGCACAGAGAGTAGTTCataataatttatgttttaCAGCTAATGCTGTTGGTTACTTTGCATATTATTACAAGATCAGTTATGAAATATGatgttataaattatattaCCCCAAATTATATTGAAGCATTTGAAATTATCTCCAACTTGACGAACTACAACATAAAGTACCACTTACCAACAATAATGATCTTATAATCAGTGGTGTTGGAAGTAGATcgtttacttaaataaaagtactaa includes these proteins:
- the LOC123977019 gene encoding E3 ubiquitin-protein ligase ZNRF2-like, whose amino-acid sequence is MGAKQSSPVFDGRTRAYSSSDLPSGNPSRGERIAGFRYTNGPDGPRIRYTGGGPASSGLSIPAGGRSGSHVLNQSLDGDDENQLPPDGHRLLIGSLPAHLSPHLLGGFHCPVCSKFMASDEIEKHLLMCFSKTRLTYNKDILSRDSGECAICLEELEQGDTIARLPCLCIYHKGCIDEWFEVNRSCPEHPAD